The genomic DNA GCGGCCAGCGCGTACTCCACAGGGCCGGGAACGGCCACACCCACGGTGCAGGGCTGGTAGGTCTGGGCTACGGCGCGCACCATGTCGCCCACGGTGGAGCCCACGAGAAACGATTCCACGGACAATCCGAACTTGCGGGCCAGCACGCTGCGCAGGGCGTGAGCCTCGCGGTCGGGCGGGTAGTTCAGCTCGCCGGCGGCGAGCGCGGTCTCCATAGCGCGGATGAAAGAAGGGGGCGTGCCCAAGGGGTTCGCCGTGCCCGAGAAGTCGATCCAGTTCATCTCCGAGCGCATCTCGTAGGGAGGAGACAGCAGCTGCTCGGGCAGCGCGGTCACGCAGGCTCGTACGCTGGGAAGCGCGTCGGTGTCTCGCTGCGTCATCGTCATGTCTCTCCCTCCCCGCATGTTACCTCGTGGCTCGAGGCAAGGAATGAATATCCTAGCACAAGTTCATTACGCCCGGACAGGGCATGGTAGACTTATTCGCGCAATGCGATCCTATTCACCACAGACCGATCCCGAACGGCCCGCCAGCGGCGGCGGCTACGCCATGCCGCTCGAGCCGTGGGAGGGCCCGGCCATCCTGCTCGTGGACCTCGACGCGTTCTTCGCCTCGGTCGAGCAGCTGGACCATCCCGCCTGGCGCGGCAAGCCCGTCATCGTGGGCGGCGACGCCGACAAGCACGGCGTGGTGTCCACGGCGTCCTACGAGGCGCGCCCGTACGGCGTGCGAAGCGCCATGCCCTCTTCCACGGCGAAGCGCCTGTGCCCTCACGCCATCTGGACGCACGGCCGCTTCGACCGCTACCGCGAGATGTCGAACGCCATCATGGACATACTGCGCGCCGAAACGCCGCACGTGCAGCAGGTCAGCATCGACGAGGCGTTCATGGACGTGTCTCCCACGTCGGTGAACCGAGAGCATCCCGTGCGCGTCGCGCAGCGTATCCAGCAGCGCGTCGAGGAGCTGGGCGTCACGTGCTCCATCGGGGTGGGCACGTCGAAGACCGTCGCGAAGATAGCCTCGGACATGGACAAGCCGCGCGGGCTGACCGTGGTGTACCCCGGAGGCGAGCGGGATTTCCTCGCGCCCCTGCCCGTGCGCACGATGAGCGGCATCGGAGCCGCAGCCGAGGAGAAGCTGCACTCCCGCGGCATACGCACCCTCGGCCAGCTGGCCGATGCGGACGAAGGAATGCTGCTGCGCGCGTTCGGCAAGAACGGCCGCGTCATGCACGTGCGGGCGAACGGGGGCGACGACGCGCCCGTGGAGCAGGACGACACGGTGAAATCGGTGTCGAACGAGATGACGTTCGCGGTGGACCTCACCACGCGCGAAGACGTCGAGGGCGCCATCGCCACCATCGCCGCGAAGGTGGGGCGCCGCCTGCGACGCAAGGGGCTGCGCGGCCGCACCCTGGGCCTGCGCATGCGCTACGACGACCGCAGCGTGCGCTCGGTGCAGCGTCAGCTGCCGGCGCCCAGCGACGACGAGCTTTCCTACACGCCGCTTCTGTACCGCATGGCCGACGAGCTGTGGCGCCCCGGCATGCCCGTGCGCCTCATCGGCGTGGCGATGACCGGGTTCGGCGGAGGCGAAAGCGTGCAGGACAGCCTGTTCGACATCGCCGAGGCTGCTCCCAGCGATGACGATGTGGACCCCGTCATCAAAGACGAGGCGAAGCGGCGCGGACTCATCGAGGCAACCGACCTCGTCAAGGACAAGTTCGGCGAATCCGCGGTCCGCTTCGGCCGCGAGCTGCGAGGCGAGGGCAA from Eggerthella lenta DSM 2243 includes the following:
- the dinB gene encoding DNA polymerase IV, which produces MRSYSPQTDPERPASGGGYAMPLEPWEGPAILLVDLDAFFASVEQLDHPAWRGKPVIVGGDADKHGVVSTASYEARPYGVRSAMPSSTAKRLCPHAIWTHGRFDRYREMSNAIMDILRAETPHVQQVSIDEAFMDVSPTSVNREHPVRVAQRIQQRVEELGVTCSIGVGTSKTVAKIASDMDKPRGLTVVYPGGERDFLAPLPVRTMSGIGAAAEEKLHSRGIRTLGQLADADEGMLLRAFGKNGRVMHVRANGGDDAPVEQDDTVKSVSNEMTFAVDLTTREDVEGAIATIAAKVGRRLRRKGLRGRTLGLRMRYDDRSVRSVQRQLPAPSDDELSYTPLLYRMADELWRPGMPVRLIGVAMTGFGGGESVQDSLFDIAEAAPSDDDVDPVIKDEAKRRGLIEATDLVKDKFGESAVRFGRELRGEGNTTGSASKNPADYK